Proteins from one Cellulosilyticum lentocellum DSM 5427 genomic window:
- a CDS encoding sensor histidine kinase, whose translation MAYLIGILITIIILLLGYIGVIEMQIRSMSEQLERRLKAHTRQNISVQLVSKNLNQLVICINKCLKAEENLRLKSMQEEKQFKEMIANISHDLRTPLTAIQGYQQLLEKGELSEEQRKRLAVARKHSEELKGLIDHFFEYAYLLNTQPEIKLKRINLTGLVTDCLIASITSFEEANKPLEFEETAPVYVEADEEMVTRIVQNLIRNSVEHSEGTIKVEVLSNKEGILRFINPVREPEKIDIQRLFERFYSGDEARSRMGGLGLSIVKLLAEQMKGNVTAEIKGDLLEIKVTLPLAQ comes from the coding sequence ATGGCTTATTTGATAGGAATATTAATAACAATCATCATCTTGCTGCTAGGTTATATTGGAGTAATAGAAATGCAGATTAGAAGTATGAGTGAGCAGCTAGAAAGAAGACTAAAGGCGCATACACGTCAAAATATAAGCGTGCAGCTAGTCAGTAAAAACTTAAATCAATTGGTGATTTGCATTAATAAGTGCCTAAAGGCAGAAGAAAACTTACGTTTAAAAAGCATGCAAGAAGAAAAGCAATTTAAAGAAATGATTGCTAATATTTCTCATGATCTAAGAACACCTCTTACGGCCATTCAAGGCTATCAGCAGCTTCTTGAAAAAGGAGAACTCAGCGAAGAACAAAGAAAAAGGTTAGCAGTTGCCAGAAAACATAGTGAAGAACTAAAAGGTTTGATAGATCACTTTTTCGAATATGCTTATCTTTTAAATACACAGCCAGAAATAAAATTAAAGCGTATCAATTTAACGGGGCTAGTAACCGATTGTTTAATTGCTTCTATCACAAGTTTTGAAGAAGCGAATAAGCCTCTTGAGTTTGAGGAAACAGCACCTGTTTATGTAGAAGCAGATGAAGAAATGGTAACTAGAATTGTGCAAAATCTTATTCGCAATAGTGTAGAGCATTCAGAAGGAACTATAAAAGTAGAGGTTTTAAGTAATAAAGAAGGAATACTTCGTTTCATCAATCCCGTTAGGGAACCGGAAAAAATAGATATCCAGAGATTATTTGAAAGATTTTATTCTGGGGATGAGGCCAGAAGCCGTATGGGAGGGCTTGGCTTATCTATAGTCAAATTATTAGCAGAGCAAATGAAGGGGAACGTTACTGCTGAAATAAAAGGAGATTTACTTGAAATTAAGGTGACATTACCATTAGCGCAATAA
- a CDS encoding ABC transporter permease gives MFNLIAADLFKLRKLIAVKVSILSCMISAASLTIMSYGISKGFISEAISGDLSGLTEIMMISLFGSLMAGVVICQDFEDKSMHHVISAGVGRSTIVRSKFITFGLMIAILLLPYLLTTLVAMIIGVSLPDKIVVSTFLKCLADANGQAISGVQIGKLVIIYIATVVVYVARLSICIPFALIIKKQIFVMIGGFVGCGLIDIVVGLLGELPIFSILLGYTPYSRIYMILGLETNIAVLIKAIIVNLIFIFIMGVISCKIFKRVEVK, from the coding sequence GTGTTTAATTTAATTGCAGCGGATTTATTTAAGCTTCGTAAATTAATAGCAGTTAAAGTAAGTATACTCTCTTGCATGATAAGTGCAGCTTCCTTAACTATAATGAGCTATGGGATTTCCAAGGGTTTTATAAGTGAAGCAATAAGTGGAGATCTTTCGGGATTAACAGAAATCATGATGATTTCCCTTTTTGGTTCATTGATGGCAGGAGTTGTTATATGTCAAGATTTCGAAGATAAAAGCATGCATCATGTGATTTCAGCAGGAGTAGGAAGAAGTACGATTGTGAGAAGTAAATTCATTACTTTTGGACTCATGATAGCCATTTTATTATTACCCTACTTATTGACTACTTTAGTAGCAATGATAATAGGTGTATCTTTGCCGGACAAGATTGTTGTGTCTACTTTTCTCAAATGCCTAGCAGATGCTAATGGGCAAGCAATAAGTGGTGTACAAATAGGAAAATTAGTCATTATTTATATAGCAACTGTAGTGGTATATGTAGCGAGATTAAGTATATGTATTCCGTTTGCTTTGATTATTAAAAAGCAGATATTTGTTATGATTGGAGGTTTTGTAGGATGTGGATTAATAGATATTGTTGTGGGCCTATTAGGAGAACTTCCTATTTTTTCAATTTTACTGGGTTACACACCTTATTCTAGAATTTATATGATTTTAGGCTTGGAGACGAATATTGCGGTGTTAATAAAAGCTATCATAGTTAATTTGATATTTATTTTTATTATGGGTGTCATAAGCTGCAAAATTTTTAAAAGAGTTGAGGTTAAGTAA
- a CDS encoding ABC transporter ATP-binding protein — protein sequence MKTYGLTKRYSNFIALNNVDLSLEAGKIYGLIGQNGAGKTTLMRLIAGLSIQTYGAIELFGHQEERQRQEELKRIGILIEESGLNGNMTARENLRYYRIMRGIPGSELEEELLEMVGLKESHKKKVKNFSLGMKQRLGIAISLLGNPELLLLDEPINGLDPVGIVEVRGLIKKISEERHVAVLISSHNLPELYQTCTDYIIIDQGEIKKILTQENLEEECQHHLLIKCEKVEALVAVLEMKLGTTRFKVMPDRSVKLYDYLDQREKVMRTLFENNILPTHFALSGDTLESYFLSVIRGEQGV from the coding sequence TTGAAAACATATGGACTTACTAAACGTTATAGCAACTTTATTGCCTTAAATAATGTAGATTTATCTTTAGAGGCAGGGAAAATCTATGGACTAATTGGCCAAAATGGGGCGGGAAAAACAACTTTAATGAGGCTTATTGCAGGATTAAGTATTCAGACTTATGGCGCTATCGAACTATTTGGACACCAAGAAGAACGGCAAAGGCAAGAAGAATTAAAGCGCATAGGTATTTTAATAGAAGAGTCAGGCTTAAATGGTAATATGACAGCCAGAGAGAATTTAAGATATTATCGAATCATGAGGGGAATTCCAGGAAGTGAATTAGAAGAAGAACTTCTTGAAATGGTGGGGCTTAAAGAGTCTCATAAAAAGAAAGTTAAAAATTTTTCACTTGGAATGAAGCAAAGGCTTGGTATTGCTATCAGTTTATTAGGGAATCCTGAACTACTCCTATTAGATGAACCTATTAATGGTCTAGATCCAGTAGGCATTGTAGAAGTACGTGGATTGATTAAAAAAATCAGTGAGGAAAGGCATGTAGCCGTTCTTATCTCAAGCCATAATTTACCGGAGCTTTATCAGACCTGTACAGACTACATTATTATAGATCAAGGAGAAATTAAAAAAATACTAACGCAGGAGAACCTAGAGGAAGAATGCCAGCACCATTTACTCATTAAGTGTGAGAAAGTAGAAGCTCTAGTAGCGGTATTAGAAATGAAGCTAGGAACTACAAGATTCAAAGTAATGCCTGATAGAAGTGTTAAGCTTTATGATTATTTAGATCAAAGAGAGAAGGTAATGAGAACCCTTTTTGAAAATAACATCTTACCTACTCATTTTGCTTTAAGTGGAGATACATTAGAAAGTTACTTTTTATCTGTTATAAGGGGGGAACAAGGTGTTTAA
- a CDS encoding response regulator transcription factor, whose translation MEKILIIEDNKDVNLLLKETLISEGYEVISAFDGLEGTKLAKSGEFNLILLDIMLPYKSGDEILKEIRTWGDVPVIILSAKDMVGTKIDLLKLGADDYITKPFDLGEVAARVAVQLRRAHKQMKEAEVLSYKDLIVEKEDKRVTVNGQEVELTAKEYSMLELLLNNPNKVFSKANIYEAVWNEEYLGDDNAVKTHMSNLRSKLKKVNAEAEYIETVWGLGYRLYRG comes from the coding sequence ATGGAAAAAATATTAATTATAGAAGATAATAAAGATGTCAATTTATTATTAAAAGAAACGCTAATAAGCGAGGGATATGAGGTGATTTCAGCTTTTGATGGGTTAGAGGGAACGAAATTAGCTAAAAGTGGTGAGTTTAACTTGATTCTATTAGATATTATGCTTCCTTATAAAAGTGGTGATGAGATTTTAAAGGAAATTCGTACATGGGGAGATGTGCCGGTTATTATCTTATCAGCTAAAGATATGGTAGGGACTAAAATTGATTTACTTAAATTAGGGGCAGATGACTATATTACCAAGCCATTTGATTTAGGAGAAGTAGCAGCTAGAGTTGCGGTACAGTTAAGGAGAGCACATAAGCAGATGAAAGAGGCAGAAGTGCTGTCTTATAAAGATTTAATCGTAGAGAAAGAAGATAAAAGAGTAACTGTAAATGGGCAAGAAGTAGAATTAACAGCTAAAGAGTATTCAATGTTAGAGTTATTACTTAATAATCCTAATAAGGTATTTTCTAAAGCCAATATTTACGAAGCTGTTTGGAATGAAGAGTATCTAGGGGATGATAATGCAGTCAAAACCCATATGAGTAATTTAAGAAGCAAACTAAAGAAAGTAAATGCAGAAGCAGAATATATAGAGACCGTATGGGGACTGGGCTATAGACTTTATAGAGGGTAA
- the uppS gene encoding polyprenyl diphosphate synthase: MRIPKHVAIIPDGNRRWANESGLEKHQGYEHGLNPGVEALRLAKTYGIEELTYYGFTTDNCKRPPVQVKAFVDACIDAINLIKNEDVRLLVVGNTQSPMFPSELLPYTKERVAFGTGTTKVNFLVNYGWEWDLGHMHTDTTNRHTIMDCLCSKDISRIDLIIRWGGRNRLSGLLPVQSVYADFYTLDEMWPEFSKDQFSRAIEWYNKQDVTLGG, encoded by the coding sequence ATGAGAATTCCAAAACATGTTGCCATAATTCCTGATGGTAATAGACGCTGGGCTAATGAGTCTGGTCTTGAAAAGCACCAAGGCTATGAGCATGGGTTAAATCCAGGGGTAGAGGCCCTTCGCCTTGCTAAAACTTACGGTATTGAAGAACTTACCTATTATGGTTTTACTACTGATAATTGTAAAAGGCCACCTGTTCAGGTTAAAGCCTTTGTTGATGCCTGCATAGATGCCATTAATCTTATTAAAAATGAAGATGTTCGCTTATTAGTTGTTGGCAATACCCAGTCTCCTATGTTTCCTAGTGAGCTACTTCCTTATACCAAAGAGCGTGTTGCTTTTGGCACCGGAACCACTAAAGTTAACTTTCTTGTTAATTACGGTTGGGAATGGGACCTTGGACATATGCATACAGATACTACTAATCGTCATACCATTATGGACTGCCTTTGCTCTAAAGATATCTCTAGAATTGACCTTATTATCCGTTGGGGTGGAAGAAATCGCTTATCAGGTTTACTTCCTGTTCAATCGGTTTATGCTGATTTTTATACCTTAGATGAAATGTGGCCTGAGTTTTCTAAAGACCAATTTTCCCGGGCAATAGAATGGTACAATAAACAAGATGTAACCCTTGGTGGCTAA
- a CDS encoding MATE family efflux transporter has translation MFSALKNRLYDSSKIDSDNKLFSNKALWVLLFPIIIEQLLNSFMGMADTMMVSNVGSSAISAVSLVDSINVLVIQVFSAMATGATIICSQFLGRGDERRTNKAARQVVLTMVVISVTLTILLISCRSWLLSFIFGQVESEVMADAKVYFLITVLSYPFIALFNAGSAFYRAGGNSKFPMKIAVVSNLLNIIGNIILIFGFHMGVAGAALSTLISRIFCCMVVFYFLGKPKQPIVLNEYLKIRPDFPLIGMILSVGVPAGIENGMFQFGKLAIQSTVSTLGTAAIAAQAMTNILETVNGIAAIGIGIGLMTIVGQCMGAGRKEEAKYYIVKLTGYAEVAIILSCLFAMAITKPITYLAGMEAESAKLCFEMMIAITIVKPFVWVLSFIPAYGMRAAGDVKFSMIVSTLTMWLCRVALCVYLCKVWGFGPIAVWIGMFADWTIRGIIFSTRFFSGKWAEKQVI, from the coding sequence ATGTTTAGCGCATTAAAAAACAGATTATACGATAGTTCAAAGATTGATAGCGATAATAAGCTATTTAGTAACAAGGCATTATGGGTATTATTATTCCCTATTATTATAGAACAGCTTTTAAACTCTTTTATGGGTATGGCTGATACCATGATGGTTAGTAATGTAGGGAGTTCCGCTATATCGGCAGTTTCTTTGGTGGATTCTATTAATGTTTTAGTGATTCAAGTCTTTTCAGCTATGGCAACTGGTGCTACCATTATTTGTTCACAGTTTCTAGGTAGAGGAGATGAAAGGAGAACTAATAAGGCAGCGAGGCAAGTTGTGTTAACAATGGTGGTTATTTCGGTTACATTAACCATTCTTTTAATTAGTTGTCGAAGCTGGCTTCTTAGTTTTATTTTTGGACAAGTCGAGTCTGAGGTTATGGCAGATGCTAAGGTCTATTTTTTGATTACAGTATTATCATATCCGTTTATAGCTTTGTTTAATGCAGGTTCTGCTTTTTATAGAGCCGGAGGTAACTCTAAATTTCCTATGAAAATAGCTGTTGTTTCAAATCTACTTAATATTATAGGCAATATCATTTTAATATTTGGCTTCCATATGGGAGTTGCGGGAGCTGCACTATCTACACTGATTTCAAGGATATTTTGTTGTATGGTCGTATTTTATTTTCTAGGAAAACCTAAGCAACCTATTGTACTTAATGAGTATTTAAAAATAAGACCTGATTTTCCACTGATCGGTATGATTTTATCTGTTGGTGTGCCCGCGGGCATTGAAAATGGTATGTTTCAATTTGGTAAATTAGCTATTCAATCTACCGTGTCTACACTAGGTACAGCTGCTATTGCAGCACAAGCAATGACCAATATTTTAGAAACAGTTAATGGAATAGCTGCAATTGGTATAGGTATTGGGTTAATGACTATAGTTGGGCAGTGTATGGGCGCAGGAAGAAAAGAAGAAGCAAAATATTACATAGTAAAGTTGACAGGCTATGCCGAAGTGGCTATTATTTTATCTTGCTTGTTTGCCATGGCCATTACAAAGCCTATTACCTATCTAGCAGGTATGGAAGCAGAAAGCGCAAAGCTTTGTTTTGAAATGATGATTGCTATAACAATTGTTAAACCTTTTGTATGGGTATTATCTTTTATTCCTGCTTATGGTATGAGAGCAGCAGGAGATGTGAAGTTTTCAATGATTGTATCTACTCTAACCATGTGGTTATGCCGTGTGGCACTATGTGTCTATTTATGTAAGGTATGGGGCTTTGGGCCAATAGCAGTATGGATTGGTATGTTTGCTGATTGGACTATTAGAGGCATTATATTCTCCACAAGATTCTTTAGCGGCAAATGGGCAGAAAAACAAGTGATATAA
- a CDS encoding DegV family protein produces MIRIITDSTCDLTKADQEKLGITVIPLQVLFGTTHYTDGIDLSVEAFYQKLETEKELPTTTQINPDTFINAFEEYLKQGDEIIAILLSSHLSGTYQSAVIAKEMLETDKIHLIDSQNVTLGLALLVGEASKLRDQGLSASEIVEEIELLKNKVKLIAIVDTLKYLQKGGRISAASAVVGTALGIKPIVQVKDGIVQVLGKERGQKKMYKFIAHYLEEHQIDTQYCVVFAHSMAETSLKSLKEMIEEKYNINDNRTVCIGSTVGTHVGPGAVGVAFIAK; encoded by the coding sequence ATGATTAGAATTATTACAGACAGTACATGTGATTTAACAAAAGCAGATCAGGAGAAACTAGGCATTACCGTTATTCCATTACAAGTCTTATTTGGAACAACTCATTATACAGATGGTATTGATTTATCAGTTGAAGCATTTTATCAGAAGTTAGAAACAGAAAAAGAATTACCAACGACGACTCAGATTAATCCAGATACGTTTATAAATGCATTTGAAGAGTATTTAAAGCAAGGAGATGAAATCATTGCTATTTTACTATCTTCTCATTTAAGCGGGACTTATCAATCAGCAGTGATTGCTAAAGAGATGCTAGAAACAGACAAAATTCATCTGATAGATTCTCAAAATGTAACACTTGGTTTAGCATTATTAGTAGGTGAAGCTTCTAAATTAAGAGATCAAGGATTAAGTGCAAGTGAGATTGTAGAAGAGATAGAACTACTCAAAAATAAAGTAAAGCTAATTGCTATTGTAGATACACTTAAGTATTTACAAAAGGGCGGTAGAATTTCAGCGGCAAGTGCAGTAGTAGGAACTGCACTTGGTATTAAGCCTATTGTACAAGTAAAAGACGGTATTGTTCAGGTATTAGGAAAAGAACGTGGACAGAAAAAAATGTATAAGTTTATTGCTCATTATTTAGAAGAACATCAAATAGATACTCAGTACTGCGTAGTGTTTGCTCATTCTATGGCGGAAACATCACTTAAATCGCTGAAAGAAATGATTGAAGAAAAGTATAATATTAATGATAACCGCACGGTATGCATTGGAAGCACAGTGGGAACACATGTAGGACCAGGGGCAGTAGGTGTGGCGTTTATAGCCAAATAA
- the nagA gene encoding N-acetylglucosamine-6-phosphate deacetylase: MLIKNGLVFTDSCLFEKKDILISKDKISRLEESRSFHSSLSSDSYDASDCYIIPGLTDIHFHGCMGYDFCDGTDEALEAITTYELSQGITTICPATMTLPEESLLKICQHAANYTPKTLGATICGINLEGPFLSYAKKGAQNPSYLRCPDQAMLSRLLEASNHLIKLVAIAPEEAGAYECISAFKNQVSFSIAHTTADYATSLKAFEAGANHVTHLYNAMPAFSHRAPGVIGAAFDTPHCMVELICDGIHIHPSVVRSTFKLFGDDRVILISDSMMACGMPSGTYSLGGQAVTVTKNLATLKDGAIAGSATHLMDCLRIAISMGIPIESAIKAATLNPARAIGIEKNYGSITPGKIAHLVILKKDLSIKDIFFSGILLK; this comes from the coding sequence ATGCTTATAAAAAATGGCCTTGTTTTTACTGATTCTTGCTTATTTGAAAAAAAGGATATACTCATTTCGAAGGATAAAATCTCTAGACTTGAAGAATCACGCTCATTTCATTCCTCACTATCTTCTGACTCATATGATGCTTCAGACTGTTATATCATTCCAGGCTTAACTGATATACACTTTCATGGTTGTATGGGATATGACTTTTGTGATGGCACAGATGAAGCGCTAGAAGCAATTACTACTTATGAATTAAGCCAAGGTATAACAACCATTTGTCCTGCCACTATGACATTGCCAGAGGAAAGCCTACTTAAAATTTGCCAACATGCTGCTAACTATACACCAAAGACCCTCGGTGCAACCATATGCGGCATCAATCTAGAAGGTCCCTTCCTTTCTTATGCAAAAAAAGGAGCACAAAATCCATCTTACCTTCGTTGTCCAGATCAGGCTATGCTTTCTAGGTTATTAGAAGCCTCTAATCATTTAATTAAATTAGTAGCTATTGCCCCTGAAGAAGCCGGAGCCTATGAATGTATTAGTGCCTTTAAAAATCAAGTCTCTTTTTCTATTGCTCATACCACCGCTGACTATGCTACTTCACTAAAAGCTTTTGAAGCTGGTGCTAATCATGTGACTCATCTTTATAATGCTATGCCAGCCTTTTCTCATCGTGCTCCTGGTGTAATAGGGGCAGCTTTTGACACACCTCATTGTATGGTTGAACTTATTTGCGATGGTATTCATATCCACCCTTCTGTAGTTCGTTCGACCTTCAAACTCTTTGGTGATGACCGTGTTATATTAATTAGCGACAGTATGATGGCCTGTGGTATGCCTAGTGGCACTTATAGCTTAGGTGGGCAAGCTGTCACAGTAACTAAAAATTTAGCTACCCTTAAAGATGGTGCCATTGCAGGTAGTGCAACTCATTTAATGGACTGTTTGCGGATTGCCATTAGCATGGGAATACCTATAGAAAGTGCTATTAAAGCAGCTACACTCAACCCAGCTCGTGCTATTGGTATTGAAAAAAACTATGGTAGTATCACTCCTGGTAAGATTGCTCATCTTGTTATACTCAAAAAAGATCTCTCCATTAAAGATATTTTCTTTAGTGGTATTCTTTTAAAGTAA
- a CDS encoding TetR/AcrR family transcriptional regulator: MAQTTKKALAASLKKLLTQKTLDKITVIDIVEDCEVNRQTFYYHFQDIYDLVEWIFATDAAKALDGKKTYNTWQQGFLQIFEYVLENKELVMNTYHSVRRDQLEHYLYDVTYGLLIGVVEEKAVGMKVREEDKQAIAHFYKFGFVGLMLEWISSGMKEDPEHIIEQLSILMKGNITRSLEKYRSDHQI; encoded by the coding sequence ATGGCACAAACAACAAAAAAGGCATTAGCAGCATCACTTAAAAAGCTGTTAACTCAAAAAACATTAGATAAAATTACAGTGATAGATATTGTAGAAGACTGTGAAGTGAATAGACAGACCTTCTACTACCATTTTCAAGATATATATGATTTAGTAGAATGGATTTTTGCTACAGATGCAGCTAAGGCACTTGATGGCAAAAAAACGTATAATACTTGGCAGCAAGGCTTTTTGCAAATCTTTGAGTATGTATTAGAGAATAAGGAACTAGTTATGAATACCTATCATTCTGTAAGGCGTGATCAATTAGAGCATTATCTTTATGATGTCACTTATGGCTTATTGATTGGCGTAGTAGAAGAAAAAGCAGTAGGAATGAAAGTGCGTGAAGAAGATAAGCAGGCTATAGCACATTTTTATAAGTTTGGTTTTGTGGGCTTGATGTTAGAATGGATTAGTAGTGGTATGAAAGAAGATCCTGAGCATATTATTGAGCAGCTTAGTATTTTGATGAAGGGCAATATTACGAGATCCCTTGAAAAATACCGTAGTGACCATCAAATCTAG
- a CDS encoding GyrI-like domain-containing protein, protein MEIKTCTKESFSVIGKEGSTMDGDAFVERLWDDANTHFNEVGGLAKTDENGHILGVWGAMSDVTHSFKPWEDNFTKGLYLAGIEVNDTAEAPEGWVKWTIPSYEYIYVKSEGLDTFKEVIAYLKQKGITLAGAVHDFKCPEEN, encoded by the coding sequence ATGGAGATTAAAACATGTACAAAAGAATCTTTTTCTGTAATAGGAAAAGAGGGTTCTACAATGGATGGAGATGCATTTGTTGAAAGACTATGGGATGATGCTAATACTCATTTTAATGAAGTAGGGGGCCTAGCGAAAACAGACGAAAATGGACATATTCTTGGCGTTTGGGGAGCTATGTCAGATGTGACACACTCCTTTAAACCTTGGGAAGATAATTTCACAAAAGGATTATATCTCGCAGGGATTGAGGTGAATGATACAGCTGAAGCGCCAGAGGGTTGGGTAAAATGGACTATTCCTTCATATGAGTATATTTATGTTAAAAGCGAAGGGCTCGATACCTTTAAAGAAGTCATAGCATATCTGAAACAAAAGGGTATTACTCTTGCCGGTGCGGTACATGATTTCAAATGTCCTGAAGAAAATTAG
- a CDS encoding AraC family transcriptional regulator — MNLLDSMNEAIQYIEKNLGEKIDYAEVAKVAGCSQWYLQRMFMSITDVSISEYIRRRRLTLAAFDLKNSDQSILEIALKYGYQSSDAFTRAFKALHLVTPSKARENGVLLKSYAPITFILSIKGVAAMNYKIQENEAMRVVGVKKWFSTIDNGQLKEIPKMWDEFPKEKMEKLKSLSVSGEVVGMCGDMYNDGFDYWIGVITDKPCPEVMCEMTIPASTWAIFEVIGPIRPLPNTMQDIWGRIFSEWLPNSGYEHAEVPELECYSNGDCMAEDYKSEIWIPIIKMP; from the coding sequence ATGAATTTATTAGATAGTATGAATGAAGCCATACAGTATATTGAAAAAAATCTGGGTGAGAAAATTGATTACGCAGAAGTAGCTAAAGTAGCAGGCTGTTCACAGTGGTATTTGCAGCGAATGTTTATGTCTATTACCGATGTTTCTATTTCTGAGTACATTAGAAGAAGAAGACTAACTTTAGCAGCCTTTGACCTTAAAAATAGTGATCAAAGTATATTAGAGATTGCTTTAAAGTATGGTTATCAATCTTCTGATGCTTTTACAAGGGCGTTTAAGGCTTTACACCTAGTGACTCCTTCAAAGGCTAGAGAAAATGGTGTACTTCTAAAATCATATGCACCCATTACTTTTATATTATCCATTAAAGGAGTGGCGGCTATGAATTATAAGATTCAAGAAAATGAAGCAATGCGTGTCGTAGGGGTTAAAAAATGGTTTTCAACTATTGATAATGGTCAATTAAAAGAAATACCTAAAATGTGGGATGAATTTCCTAAAGAAAAAATGGAAAAGCTCAAAAGTTTATCAGTATCAGGAGAAGTTGTAGGTATGTGCGGGGACATGTATAATGATGGTTTTGATTACTGGATAGGTGTTATCACCGATAAACCATGTCCAGAAGTGATGTGTGAAATGACAATACCAGCTTCTACATGGGCTATTTTTGAAGTCATTGGACCTATAAGACCTTTACCTAATACCATGCAAGATATATGGGGCAGAATTTTTTCAGAATGGCTTCCTAACTCTGGTTATGAGCATGCAGAAGTACCAGAATTAGAATGCTATAGTAATGGTGATTGTATGGCTGAGGATTATAAGAGTGAGATTTGGATTCCAATTATCAAAATGCCATAA
- a CDS encoding YoaK family protein, giving the protein MKQTKQMSETLLVGSLLAMVGGFLDVYTYLTRGGVFANAQTGNIVLLGITLSEGNIKKALTYLIPILAFIIGIIVAEVIKNKYKTKESVHWRQIIVLIEGITLFIVAFIPDTQNMVANAIIAFVCSLQVESFRKVEGSPYATTMCTGNLRSGTELFYYYRKNKDQKALFKSLQYFCIILFFIIGACIGTILAKLFLLKAVLFSIILLGIVILLMHKKES; this is encoded by the coding sequence TTGAAACAGACTAAACAAATGTCAGAAACTTTACTAGTTGGTTCTTTGCTTGCAATGGTAGGAGGTTTTTTAGATGTGTATACTTATTTAACCAGAGGAGGTGTTTTTGCTAATGCACAGACTGGAAATATTGTGTTGTTAGGGATAACACTTTCAGAAGGAAATATCAAAAAGGCACTTACTTATTTGATTCCTATTCTTGCATTTATCATAGGAATTATTGTTGCAGAAGTTATAAAAAATAAGTATAAAACTAAAGAGAGCGTACATTGGAGACAGATTATTGTACTTATCGAAGGCATAACGCTATTCATAGTCGCTTTTATTCCAGATACTCAAAATATGGTGGCTAATGCAATTATTGCTTTTGTATGTTCGCTGCAAGTTGAAAGCTTTAGAAAAGTAGAGGGGAGTCCTTATGCAACAACTATGTGTACAGGCAATTTAAGAAGTGGCACAGAGCTGTTTTATTATTATAGAAAAAATAAGGATCAAAAAGCTTTATTTAAAAGCCTACAGTATTTTTGCATTATCTTATTCTTTATTATCGGAGCTTGTATAGGAACTATTTTAGCTAAACTATTTTTACTAAAGGCGGTATTATTTTCGATAATACTTCTAGGAATTGTTATTTTACTTATGCATAAAAAAGAAAGCTAA
- a CDS encoding DUF6054 family protein: MAQLECQLQGDFNKILDALEKKIMGGSMSATKEGSSDYVLNDIRCAVRVYERYSMLGGNRVSLNITLVGNNESSFLSAITAGGSQAVLFKINTLGEEAFLDCITKVVKQYSKY, from the coding sequence ATGGCTCAATTAGAATGTCAGTTACAGGGTGATTTTAATAAAATTTTAGATGCATTAGAAAAGAAGATAATGGGAGGTAGCATGTCTGCCACCAAAGAAGGTAGTAGTGATTATGTGCTTAATGATATCCGGTGTGCTGTTAGAGTATACGAAAGATATAGTATGCTAGGTGGAAATCGTGTAAGCCTTAATATTACGTTAGTGGGGAATAATGAGAGTTCCTTTTTATCTGCAATTACAGCAGGAGGTAGCCAAGCAGTATTATTTAAAATTAATACTTTAGGTGAAGAAGCATTTTTAGATTGTATTACTAAGGTCGTGAAGCAGTATAGTAAATATTAA